In Hamadaea flava, a genomic segment contains:
- a CDS encoding S1 family peptidase, translating into MRVQLDQAARRLAAIVGALTLGMVAVPSAASAAPHYSPAQLATAYAAVDASGVDGISWYVDETSGRVVVTADKSVDAAELATLKRAAGVTAGALRIERTSGVFSPLLSAGDAIYGGSYRCSLGFNVVSGSTYYFLTAGHCASLASTWYTNSAHTTLIGGNAGYSFPGDDYALVRYDNTSLSHSGGYTLADAVVGETVTRDGSTTGVHSGKVTALNVSVRYSGHPGGKVGGLIQTTVCAEGGDSGGPLYDGNKALGLTSGGSGDCTSGGTTFFQPVREAVNKYGVTIL; encoded by the coding sequence ATGAGAGTTCAGCTCGATCAGGCCGCCCGGCGGCTGGCCGCGATCGTCGGCGCGCTCACGCTCGGCATGGTCGCTGTGCCGTCGGCTGCCTCGGCAGCGCCGCATTACAGCCCGGCCCAGCTCGCTACGGCGTACGCCGCGGTCGACGCCTCCGGCGTCGACGGAATCTCCTGGTATGTCGATGAGACATCCGGCCGAGTCGTCGTCACCGCCGACAAGTCCGTCGACGCCGCCGAACTGGCCACCCTCAAGCGCGCGGCCGGCGTCACCGCCGGAGCGCTGAGGATCGAGCGCACCTCGGGCGTCTTCAGCCCGCTGCTGTCGGCCGGTGACGCGATCTACGGCGGCAGCTACCGCTGCTCGCTCGGGTTCAACGTCGTCAGCGGCAGCACCTACTACTTCCTGACCGCCGGGCACTGCGCGTCCCTGGCGAGCACCTGGTACACCAACTCGGCGCACACCACGCTGATCGGCGGCAACGCCGGGTACAGCTTCCCCGGTGACGACTACGCCCTGGTCCGTTACGACAACACCTCGCTGTCGCATTCAGGCGGCTACACCCTGGCGGACGCGGTGGTCGGCGAGACGGTCACCCGCGACGGCTCCACCACCGGCGTGCACTCGGGCAAGGTCACGGCCCTCAACGTCTCGGTCCGGTACTCCGGCCACCCCGGTGGCAAGGTCGGCGGCCTGATCCAGACCACCGTCTGCGCCGAGGGCGGCGACTCGGGCGGCCCGCTGTACGACGGCAACAAGGCGCTCGGCCTGACCTCCGGGGGCAGCGGCGACTGCACGTCCGGTGGCACCACCTTCTTCCAGCCGGTACGCGAGGCGGTCAACAAGTACGGCGTGACCATCCTCTGA
- a CDS encoding carboxymuconolactone decarboxylase family protein, whose product MTDDKQPSAAQKLLGDFAPALAHFTDQLFDDVWGRPDLAPRDRSLITVAALVAGGNTEQLTFHLTFAKQNGLTEAELVEAITHLAFYAGWPRAMSAMAVAKQVFADAG is encoded by the coding sequence ATGACGGACGACAAGCAACCGTCAGCGGCGCAGAAGCTGCTGGGCGACTTCGCGCCCGCGCTCGCGCACTTCACCGATCAACTCTTCGACGACGTCTGGGGGCGCCCTGACCTCGCGCCCCGCGACCGAAGCCTGATCACCGTCGCCGCGCTCGTGGCCGGTGGCAACACCGAGCAGTTGACCTTCCACCTCACCTTCGCCAAGCAGAACGGCCTGACCGAGGCCGAACTCGTCGAGGCGATCACCCACCTCGCCTTCTACGCCGGCTGGCCGAGAGCGATGTCGGCGATGGCCGTCGCCAAGCAGGTCTTCGCCGACGCAGGCTGA
- a CDS encoding YdeI/OmpD-associated family protein: MSQKSTTPIRFEAGLETVVTTTIVRMPGEASKLLPSRGQVAVNGFLNGHAFQSVIEPDGRRGHWIKVDDELQRAAGLSVGDAVDITVEPAQEWPEPEVPADFADALASAPQRIRLIWDDITPMARWEWVRWINATANPSTRQTRVEASLSKMDDGKRRPCCFDLSSCTDTTVSRSGKLHDTA; the protein is encoded by the coding sequence ATGAGCCAGAAGTCCACGACGCCGATCCGCTTCGAGGCCGGCCTCGAAACCGTCGTCACCACGACCATCGTGCGGATGCCGGGCGAAGCGAGCAAGCTGCTGCCGTCGCGGGGGCAGGTCGCGGTGAACGGATTCCTCAACGGCCACGCCTTCCAGTCGGTGATCGAACCGGACGGGCGGCGGGGCCACTGGATCAAGGTCGACGACGAGCTCCAGCGCGCCGCGGGTCTCTCGGTGGGCGACGCGGTCGACATCACCGTCGAGCCGGCTCAGGAGTGGCCGGAACCAGAAGTCCCGGCCGACTTCGCCGACGCGCTGGCGTCCGCGCCGCAACGGATCCGGCTCATCTGGGACGACATCACGCCGATGGCCCGCTGGGAATGGGTGCGCTGGATCAACGCCACGGCGAACCCGTCGACCCGGCAGACCCGGGTGGAGGCGAGCCTGTCGAAGATGGACGACGGCAAGCGGCGGCCCTGCTGCTTCGACCTCAGCTCGTGCACGGATACGACGGTGTCCCGAAGCGGCAAACTCCACGACACCGCCTAG
- a CDS encoding SRPBCC family protein — protein sequence MDYLHTAVELPGVTPVEALRAFTDATMLSGWWRGQLTFEPHRGGRYRVDFSQLGSALTGRVVEYDPARRLVFTWQWDGTGHVYQVTVTPAEVEGGTSLQITHGPYADSAQDAEDRDSHEQGWSYFLPRLAEMIRPHR from the coding sequence ATGGATTACCTGCACACCGCGGTGGAGCTACCCGGAGTGACGCCCGTGGAGGCGCTGCGGGCGTTCACCGATGCGACGATGCTCAGCGGCTGGTGGCGTGGGCAACTGACCTTCGAACCCCACCGTGGTGGCCGGTACCGGGTGGACTTCAGCCAGCTCGGCAGTGCCCTGACCGGACGGGTCGTCGAATACGATCCGGCGCGACGCCTGGTGTTCACCTGGCAATGGGACGGCACCGGCCACGTCTACCAGGTGACTGTCACCCCAGCGGAAGTCGAAGGCGGCACCAGCTTGCAGATCACCCACGGCCCGTACGCCGACTCGGCACAGGACGCCGAGGACCGCGATTCCCACGAGCAAGGCTGGTCATATTTCCTGCCGCGCCTCGCAGAAATGATCAGGCCGCACCGCTGA
- a CDS encoding DUF456 domain-containing protein has product MIPGLILSWGAVLVWALFSDAGWGRWLVLFIATFVALAGTAAKYAWPGRRLKQSGVPNWSLIAGGLLGIVGFFVVPVVGLPLGFVVGILLAELARQRQFKPAWSATWHAVKAVGLSMLIELAAALIIAVTWVVGAFAA; this is encoded by the coding sequence GTGATTCCCGGCCTGATCCTGAGCTGGGGCGCGGTGCTGGTCTGGGCGCTGTTCTCCGACGCGGGTTGGGGCCGCTGGCTGGTGCTGTTCATCGCGACCTTCGTCGCGCTGGCCGGCACGGCCGCCAAGTACGCCTGGCCCGGCCGCCGCCTCAAGCAGAGCGGCGTGCCGAACTGGTCGCTGATCGCGGGCGGGCTGCTGGGCATCGTCGGCTTCTTCGTCGTCCCAGTCGTCGGCCTGCCCCTCGGCTTCGTCGTGGGCATCCTGCTCGCCGAGTTGGCCCGCCAACGGCAGTTCAAACCGGCCTGGTCCGCGACCTGGCACGCGGTCAAGGCCGTCGGCCTGTCCATGCTGATCGAACTGGCCGCCGCCCTGATCATCGCCGTCACCTGGGTGGTGGGCGCGTTCGCCGCCTGA
- a CDS encoding DUF2397 family protein, producing the protein MGNTPDRAGGERDDDSWDFQVDVTDSRRAMAYLVAPGSADYIRIMTVLESSLTDLTPAEIAALVSASGPAMADDLVQKRLDKLKDWTAATGRSDPARIRRHADILARNWRWSATPAGRQVHRFYTTVLAATPTMREIPLPSLARIVESVEKLAAAVHSTRRDDAAVAELIGRLFTGHDDLDAALVGAEDSLAGLADRFDLDHDATSELKGLLVDYATHVAGELDRGTQRAHDLLHRLLQPHFATLAAVAVAGSQARALIERGALTASKGGRVSDWEGLMAWCDPHTGRSSRFALRLVRALPGMHANLRRLHSSASYGTGRARSLLLAKACLDERYGTAILLAATGDHKWRKLYGEAEDTDLASNPMWRGGPSVELPELLRTTGRTGARGRAPAARDDAAARAAVQAARERRVAEHAAALTEILAAEPGQKLSARAATVALAALMTAVRAGLSRGTTDRRVGTRDGLSCTLFHTGEGIGALIAPTWRVLLPGRRPVFHLPGQWAARPRQTRPDLAVRAVAIFERADQAARP; encoded by the coding sequence GTGGGAAACACACCGGACCGCGCCGGCGGCGAGCGCGACGACGATTCGTGGGATTTCCAGGTCGATGTCACCGACTCGCGGCGCGCCATGGCGTATCTGGTGGCACCTGGCTCCGCGGACTATATCCGGATCATGACCGTGTTGGAGTCGTCCCTGACGGACCTCACTCCAGCCGAGATTGCCGCGCTCGTGTCGGCTTCGGGACCGGCGATGGCGGACGACCTTGTGCAGAAGCGGCTGGACAAGCTCAAGGATTGGACGGCGGCCACAGGTCGCAGCGACCCGGCTCGGATTCGGCGGCACGCCGACATCCTGGCTCGGAACTGGCGCTGGAGCGCCACCCCCGCAGGTCGGCAGGTGCATCGTTTCTACACGACCGTGCTCGCCGCTACCCCGACGATGCGTGAGATCCCGTTGCCCAGCCTGGCACGGATCGTGGAGTCGGTCGAGAAGCTGGCAGCGGCTGTGCACTCGACGCGGCGTGACGATGCCGCAGTCGCCGAACTGATCGGACGGCTGTTCACCGGTCACGACGATCTCGATGCCGCCCTGGTGGGCGCAGAGGACAGTTTGGCCGGGTTGGCGGATCGCTTCGACCTCGATCACGACGCTACTTCCGAACTCAAAGGATTGTTGGTCGACTATGCCACGCATGTCGCGGGTGAACTCGACCGAGGGACGCAGCGGGCACACGACCTGCTGCATCGCCTGCTCCAGCCCCACTTCGCGACCCTCGCGGCGGTGGCCGTCGCCGGTTCTCAAGCGCGTGCGCTCATTGAACGTGGTGCGCTGACAGCGTCGAAAGGCGGCCGTGTCTCCGATTGGGAAGGGCTGATGGCGTGGTGCGATCCGCACACTGGCCGGTCGAGCAGGTTCGCGTTGCGACTGGTTCGCGCCCTGCCGGGCATGCACGCCAACCTCAGGCGCCTACACAGTTCGGCTAGCTACGGCACCGGCCGCGCCCGATCGCTGCTACTGGCCAAGGCATGTCTGGATGAGCGCTATGGCACGGCGATCCTGCTCGCGGCCACCGGCGACCATAAATGGCGCAAATTGTACGGGGAGGCGGAAGACACCGATCTGGCGAGCAACCCCATGTGGCGTGGTGGACCCTCGGTGGAGCTGCCCGAACTTCTGCGTACGACTGGCCGGACTGGTGCCCGCGGCCGGGCGCCCGCCGCGCGTGACGACGCGGCGGCGCGTGCGGCGGTGCAGGCCGCCCGCGAACGGAGAGTCGCTGAGCACGCCGCAGCGCTTACGGAGATCCTCGCCGCCGAGCCGGGGCAGAAGCTGTCGGCGCGGGCTGCGACGGTGGCGTTGGCGGCCCTGATGACCGCGGTGCGAGCTGGGCTGTCCCGCGGCACAACGGATCGGCGTGTCGGCACCCGGGACGGCCTGTCGTGCACGCTGTTTCACACCGGGGAGGGCATCGGCGCGCTGATCGCGCCGACGTGGCGGGTGCTGTTGCCTGGACGTCGGCCGGTGTTTCACCTGCCGGGACAATGGGCAGCTCGGCCGCGGCAGACACGTCCCGACTTGGCCGTCCGCGCGGTCGCAATATTCGAGCGGGCTGATCAGGCGGCCCGGCCATGA
- a CDS encoding DUF2398 family protein — translation MTTTSNPKAWRRRSGHGPEAAAETAAALRLLMVQPWLVAGRDDIAIATVRRNETSIRDVLARLGWVLVVDRDFVRLRKSAPVRRDAWAVNGPNPLTCSWFFLLVAAAESLPRRVSIGQLVAAARTAAAEAAIQSRDDKPERLAIFNALKMLDQRGAVESIDGDVSEFLRNDDPPVLLAIHHHRLVHIIANFAPADPVEDPLGWLEQVEREPEAARRMRRRLIDDTAVYSGDLDPDEADWLSRRVRGDDGLPLAEAFGLHLERRAEGAAFVVPLESFRSRDQLGDCPFPGGGTVAHAGLLLCDVADAHGTIDADRPGWRGLARSEVLAYLADFAERYADQGWAAEYVQSLPVLATDVLALLSGANLVRVEDATWWFTPAAGRWERPTDPHVRRPAGRRADASPSGMSVGNTGAAPPEGHRDID, via the coding sequence ATGACGACGACGTCGAATCCCAAAGCATGGCGGCGGCGTTCTGGACACGGACCGGAGGCAGCTGCCGAGACGGCTGCTGCTCTTCGTCTGCTGATGGTTCAGCCGTGGCTGGTCGCCGGCCGGGATGACATTGCCATCGCCACCGTCCGCCGCAACGAGACGTCGATACGTGACGTGCTAGCCCGTCTGGGCTGGGTGCTTGTGGTCGATCGGGACTTCGTGCGGTTGCGCAAGTCGGCACCGGTGCGACGTGACGCCTGGGCGGTCAATGGGCCCAATCCGCTGACGTGCTCGTGGTTCTTCCTGTTGGTCGCGGCGGCGGAGTCGTTGCCACGCCGAGTGAGTATCGGCCAGCTCGTCGCCGCTGCGCGTACGGCGGCCGCCGAGGCGGCCATACAATCCCGCGATGACAAGCCAGAACGGCTGGCGATTTTCAACGCGTTGAAGATGCTGGACCAGCGCGGCGCGGTTGAGAGCATCGACGGCGATGTCAGCGAGTTCCTCCGCAACGACGACCCGCCGGTTCTGCTGGCTATCCACCATCATCGGCTGGTGCACATCATCGCCAACTTCGCCCCCGCCGATCCGGTGGAAGATCCGTTGGGCTGGCTCGAGCAGGTGGAGCGAGAGCCCGAAGCCGCCCGGCGGATGCGCCGTCGGCTCATCGACGACACGGCTGTCTATTCCGGCGATCTCGACCCTGACGAGGCCGATTGGCTGTCGCGTCGGGTGCGCGGTGACGATGGGCTGCCGCTGGCCGAGGCATTCGGGTTGCATCTGGAGCGTCGCGCCGAAGGCGCGGCGTTCGTCGTACCGCTGGAGTCGTTCCGGTCGCGGGATCAGCTCGGCGACTGCCCATTCCCGGGTGGAGGCACCGTGGCGCATGCCGGGTTGCTGCTGTGCGATGTGGCTGATGCGCATGGCACGATCGACGCCGATCGTCCCGGCTGGCGCGGACTGGCCCGGAGCGAGGTCCTCGCCTACCTCGCGGACTTCGCCGAGCGCTACGCCGATCAAGGGTGGGCGGCCGAATATGTGCAAAGCCTGCCCGTGCTGGCCACGGACGTCCTGGCGCTGCTCTCGGGAGCAAACCTCGTCCGGGTCGAGGACGCCACGTGGTGGTTCACGCCGGCAGCCGGACGGTGGGAGCGTCCAACCGATCCGCACGTTCGGCGACCTGCTGGGCGTCGTGCTGACGCCAGTCCAAGTGGCATGTCCGTCGGAAACACTGGAGCGGCGCCACCGGAGGGACACCGTGACATCGACTGA